The genomic DNA TCACTCCCCTCTGAGGTCACTATCGGTCAGTGCAGCCGATTATATAAGCCGGACGAAGAGCTCATTGGCCAGCAGCAAACCTCGTGGCGCGAACCGGAGGTGGTGTTCTTCTTCCACCAGCAAACGCTCCGACAACCACTCGGTGATTTCCGGAAAAGCGTCCTCGGGCGCCGCCGCGAATCGCCGCTCAAACTCCGGCACCGAAACCCCGCCGATCATCCGCAGCCCGGTAAACAGGCATTCCGCCATGGCCTGTCGCAGTTCCGGCCTCTCCCGCTCGGTCACCGCGTGGCTCGCCTCGGTCGCAAGCCGCATGTAGCCGGTCGGCAAGCGCTCGTTCTGCCAGCGTTCTCCCAGTGGGTCGTCCGACCGGCGGTGGTAGCTGTGGGCGCCGGCGCCGATGCCCAGGTAGTCGCCGCCGTTCCAGTAGTTGATGTTGTGACGGGACTCCAGGCCGGGGTGGGCGTAGTTGGAGATCTCGTAACGCTCCAGGCCGGCCTGTGCCAGCGTGTGCTGGACGCGCTCGGCCATCTCGATCTCGACTTCCTCGTCCAGCGGACGCAACAGGCCCTGGCGGTAGCGCGCGTGAAAGGGCGTGCCTTCCTCGATGGTGAGGTTGTAGGCGGACAGGTGCGGGGGGTCGAATTCCAGTGCCTGTGAGAGGTCCCGGCTCACGCCGTCGACGGTCTGGCCCGGAATGCCGTAGATCAGGTCGAGGCTGAAGTTGTCGAAGCCGGCTTCACGGATGCCGCCAAGGGCTTGGCACGTCTCGTCCGCGCTGTGGACGCGGCCGAGGAACCGTAACAACTCCGGCTGGAAGCTCTGGGCTCCGATGCTGATGCGGTTGACGCCGCTGGTCCGATAGTCGCGGAAGCGGCCGGCATCGACCACGCCGGGGTTGGCTTCGAGTGTGATCTCGGCGCGCTCGGCGAAACCGAACAGCTTGGCGGTTTCGTTGAGGACCGCACCGATGCTGCTCCCCTGGAAGGTCGACGGCGTGCCGCCGCCGAAGAAGACGCTTTTCACCGGCCGGCCGTCCCATGCCTCCGATTCGGAGTAGTGGCGCAGTTCCCGCACCAGCGCCCGCGTGTACTCCTCTTCCGGGATCCGCGCCGCGACGTGGGAGTTGAAGTCGCAGTAGGGGCACTTGCTGACGCAGTAGGGGATATGGACGTAGAGGGAGAACGGCTCCTCGCCGCGGCCGTCCGACGCTGAGTTGAGTCGCGTCGCGCCGGGCTGCGCCGACCAGTCAAGCGTCAAGCCCTGCTTCGTCGCGCCGCGCCGCGTCAAGCCGTACTCCGTCAAGCCGTCCCGGTCAGGGCTTGATGTCCTGCAGGAACCAGTCGGTGGAAATTTCCTTGCCCAAGCCCATCTTCTCGGCGGCCTTCAGGATACAGTGGCCCATGGCCGCGAACTGGACGCCGACGCCGATGTTGTTGAGGAAGAAGGTGGTCTGGTCCGCGTTGGTGCGGCCGGAGGCGCGTCCGGCGAGGAAGTCGGAGATCTCCGGGTAGACGCTCCAGTCCCGGGGCTCTTCTTGCCGGATGCCTGGCAGGTGGTCCACGCCGGGCGGCAGGTGGTGCCGTATACCGCCCATGCGGGTATGGATGCCGGTGACGTCCGCCTTGTCGAAGACAGTGTCGTCGTGCTCGAACTCGCGGATGGCGTTGTAGTGCACGCCGGCCTCCAGCATGTCGCCGGTGATGATGGGGGACGAGGTGCTGGTGGCCGTGCAGATGATGTCGCAGCCGGCGATGGCCGACGCGACGCTGCCCGTGGGTTCCACCTCGACGCCGTCGGTGCCCATCTCCTCGGCGAAGGCCTCGCGGTGCTCGGCCCGCGGGCTGTACACCTTGACCGTCTTGATGGGGAGCACGTGGGTCAGCAGGCGGAAGTGGGCGCGCGCCTGGCCGCCGGTGCCGATGAGCCCCAGCCGGGCGGCTTCCGGCCGGCACAGCGCCTGGGCGCCCAGGGCGCTGGTGATGGCCACCCTCGTCTGCTGGATGACCCCGTCCGGCATGATGCCCATGAGCTCGCCGTTCTCCAGGCTGTACAACTGCACCAGCCCGAGAAACAGCCCACGTCCGGCCAGCGGCAGCTTCTCCAGCCGCACCGAGCCGTTGTAGGTCTCCTCGCGCACCACGTCCGAGGTCACCCGCAGGGCCAGGGTGCCGAACCGCTCCACCGCTCCCTCCACGGATTTGAAGCTGTAGGAGGCCTCGGCCATGTTGTGGTGCGTGTAGATGTGGGTCGTGGGGCGGTTCACCGACCGCCCTTCGGGAAGGTCCCGGTAGGCGGTGGCCATGGCCTCCAGGCATTCGTCGATGTTCATGGCCTGACGGACGTCGTCGTTGTCGAGTATGCGTGTCATGGGGTCCTCGTGGTCGCCGCCTCCCGGATGGCTTGCACCCGCTCTACCGTGGCGGGGTGCGATGCGTGATAGGCCGAGTACCAGGGATGCGGCGTCGGATTGCTCAGGTTGTTGACGGTCAGCGAGACCAGCGCCTCTTCGAGCGGGCGGCCGTCGTCCAGCAGCCGCACCGCGAAAGCGTCGGCCTCGTACTCGTGCCGGCGCGAAAGGTGGTTCATAACCGGCCCCAGCCAGAATGTAAACGGCCCGGAGACCAGAGAGAAGATCACCAGCGCCGTGTGGTGCGCGGGCTGTTCCAGGCCGAAGGCCCGGAACAGGGGCGCGTAGTCGAGGAGCACGCTGAGCACCCACAGTCCGCCGACGAGAAAGAGCGCGCTCAGGCCCAGGTTCTTGAGCACGTGCCGCATCTTGTAGTGGCCCATCTCGTGGGCCAGCACGGACAGGAGCTGCGGCCGGCTCAGTTGCTCCAGCAGCGTGTCGAACAGGACGATGCGCTTGGCCTTCCCCAGCCCGGTGAAATAGGCGTTGGAGTGGCCGGACCGTTTCGACCCGTCCATGGTGAAGATGCCGCTGGTGCGCAGCCCGACCCGTGCGGCCAGCTCCGCGATGGCGTCCCGCAACGAGCCGTCCGCCACTGGTTCGAAGCGGTTGAAGAGCGGCGCGATGAGGGTGGGGTAGAGCACCAGCATCAGAGCCTGGAACGCGAAGATGAAAACGAAGACGTACACCCACCAGTGGGTTCCGGTGGCCTTCATGAGCCACAGCACGCCGTAGAGGAACGGCGCCCCCAGCACCACGGCGAGCACGATCCCCTTGACCCGGTCCGTGATGAAGGTGCGCGGGTCGGTCTTGTTGAAGCCGAAGCGTTCCTCGAGCACGAACGTGGCGTAGACCTTGAGCGGCAGCGACAGGAGCGCGAAGAACCCGCCCACGCCGAGGCAGAACAGGATCCCGGGGGCTTCGGCCAGGGGAACGAGCGCCCCCGCCCGTCCCGCCAGCCGGTCCAGCCACGGCAACACCCCGCCGAACAGGACCACCAGCGTCAGCACCGCTCCGCAGGCGCCGGACCAGCGCGCGAAGCGCCCGTGGGCTAAGGCGTAACGTATTGATTTCTCGTATGTTTCATCGCTGAGGCGCGTTGCGAAGACATCCGGCAGCCGGCCCTCGCGCCACTGCCGTCGCAGGTGCCGCATGTTGGCTTCGTTGAGCAGGGACTCGATGGCCAACTCCGTCAGGAGGAAGGCCACGAACAGTCCGGCGATGAGCGTTTCCATGGGAAATTGCGTAAGGCGGGGCGCTGTGCTTTGATGGTTTTCCTTGGCGCCCTGTCCCGTGGAATCAATGGTATAAGGGACGGGACACCGAGGCAACGCTTTGGCCCGCCACGCTCGGTGGCGGCGCCTTGGAGGTTCCCATGCTGACGAACAAGGTAAGCGAGATCATGACGACCGCGGTGATCACCGCCGAGCCTTCGAGCACCATCCGCGAGGTGACGCAGCTCATGGTGGACCGCAGGGTGGGGCGGGTCGTCATCACCGAGAACGACGAGGCGGCGGGCATCTTCACCGAGCAGGATATCCTGCGGCGGGTGATGAACCGGATCCTCGATGTGCACAAGACTCCGGTGCGCCGGGTCATGACCACCCCGATCCAGGGAGTGCCGCAGGGCACGACCATCGTCGACGTGCTGGGGCGGATGTACAAGGGGCGCTACCGGCACCTGCTGGTCTACGGCGACGACAAGCGCATGGTGGGGCTGGTGTCGATGCGCCGTGTCCTCAACCTGGTGGTGGAGCTTGGCGCCGACATGCACGATTCCCGCACGGTGGGCGACATCGTCTCCGGTTCGATCCCCACCGTGGAGGCGGACACGCCCGTCACCGTGGTCATCGACAAGCTGGTGCACGATCATCTGGGCAGTGTCATGGTGCTGGCGGACGGCAAGATCGCCGGCATCTTCACCGAGCGCGACGTGCTGAAGCGGGTGGCGCTGGAGGACGGCGACATGGGACAGGTGCCGGTGGCCGAGGTGATGACCGCCGACCCCTTGGTCATGCCGGGGTCGGCCCCGGTGCAGGAAGTGCTGGCCACCATGCGCGAGAACGGCTTCCGTCACCTGCCGGTGGGCGGTGCCGACGGCGCCCTGGCCGGCATCGTCTCCATGGCCGACGTGGTGCAATACGCCAAGGCACTGGATATCGACGACGCCGTACGCAAGGCCTGGAGGGAGATCGAAGAGTTCTGGGAATCGGAAGAGAACTATACCCCAGGGTAACCATTGACCTGCAACAACCCGGCCAAGGGGCCGGTTTCCGCCGGTGGAAGCCGGTTAAGTGCTTGTTTAGTTTAGGTTCTGTTGTTATGATAGACAGCCATCACTGTCTCCCCCAACAATGGAGAACAACATGCCCGTTGTGAACGATCTGAGCATTAGCATCGCGACCGCCAACGGTTCCGGGAGTGCTTCGTCCAATAACATCCTGTTCAAGTCCATCTTCAAGATGGGCATCCCCTGCTCCTCCAAGAACATGTTCCCATCCAATATCCAGGGGCTGCCCACGTGGTACCAGATCCGTGCCAACGGCGACGGGTATCTGGGGCGCAAGGACGTCATCGACGTCATGGTGATGTTCAACGACGACACCTCGGACAAGGACATCTACCGGGTGCGCGACGGCGGCCTGATCATCTACGACGACACCAAGCCGTTGGCCGACAACCTGAAGCGCGACGGCGTCCAGTACGTAGGCGTCCCGGCCAACGCCCTCGTTCAGAAGCACGTGGAGGCCGGTCCGTTGCGCGCCAAGCAGCGCAACATGCTGTACGTCGGCGCCCTCGCCTATCTCTTCGGCATCAACATGGAGACCATCCGCGAGGTGCTGAGCGACACCTTCGGCAACAAGCCCGCGGTCATCGAGTCCAACCTCCTCTGCATCCAGCTCGGCTACGACCACATGCGCGACAACAACCTGAGCCAGTCCATCGCCATGCTGGAGACGATCCCGGGCGGGAACGAGGGCAAGATCGTCACCGAGGGCAACACGGCATGCGCGCTGGGCGCGATCTACGGCGGGGTCACGTTCTGCGCCTGGTATCCCATTACCCCGTCGAGCTCCCTGGCCGAGGCGCTGGAGCGTTACCTGCCGCGGCTGCGCAAGGACAAGGACGGCAAGAACACCTACGCCGTGATCCAGGCCGAGGACGAGATCGCCGCCACCAACATGGTGGCGGGCGCCGGATGGATGGGCGCGCGCGCCATGACCTCCACGTCGGGGCCGGGCGTCTCGCTCATGAACGAGACCCTGGGCCTCCAGTACTTCGCGGAGATCCCCGGCGTCTACTTCATCATCCAGCGCGGCGGCCCCTCCACCGGGCTGCCGACGCGCACCCAGCAGGCCGACATCCAGTTGATGCACGTGGCCTCCCACGGCGACACGCGCCACATCATCCTCATCCCCCACGACATGAAGTCCTCCTTCGACCTGGCGCGCAAGAGCTTCGACGTGGCCGAGCGCTTCCAGACCCCGGTGTTCGTGATGATGGACCTGGACCTGGGCATGAACCTCTGGGGGTCGGATCCGCTGGAGCTGGTGCAGGAGCCCTTCGATCGCGGCAAGATTCTCAGCGAGGAGGACCTTGAGCGGCAGGGGAGCTTCGCGCGCTATCTGGACGTGGACGGCGACGGCATCCCGCAGCGGACGATTCCGGGCAACCGCCATCCGCTGGCGTCGTACTTCGCGCGCGGCTCGGGCCACGACTCCCACGCGCGCTACTCCGAGGACGAGAAGGACTACAAGGACACGCTGGACCGCCTGCGGCAAAAGTACGAGACCGCGCGCAACTACGTCCCCAAGCCGTTGATCGAGTCCGACGCGGATGTGAATACCGGGGTGATCTGCTTCGGGTCGAGTCACGAGGCCGTGCGCGAGGCGCGCGACCGGCTCAAGGCCTCCGGCCTGGCCACCAACCACCTCCTGCTGCGGGCGCTGCCTCTGACCGAAGAGGTACGGGAGTTCGTGGAGGCTCATGAGGTGGTCTACCTCATGGAGCAGAACCGCGACGGGCAGATGGCCGCCATCTTCAGGGAAGAGTACCCGGGCCTCGCCACCCGGATCGTCAGCATTCTGATCTACGACGGGCTTCCCGCCACCGCCGGCGAGATCGTACGGCAGGTCGAGCAGCATCGTGAAGCAGCCACTAACGGAATCGAAACGAAGGTAGACGAATCATGGCAAAAGCAAATCGCGTCGATCTAACCGAGAGGGATTACAAGGGGGCGGAATCCACCATGTGCCGCGGCTGCGGCCATGACGCCATTTCCGCGTCCATCATGCGCGCGTTCTTCGCCAGCAGCGTGGACCCGCGCAACGTCATCAAGATGAGCGGCATCGGCTGCTCGTCCAAGACGCCCAACTACTTCATGGGCCAGGCGTTCGGCATCAACGCGGTGCACGGCCGCATGGCGTCGGTGGCCACCGGAGCCAACGTGGGCAACCACGGAATGGTCCCGCTGGGTATCTCCGGGGACGGCGACACCTCGGCCATCGGGCTCGGCAACTTCTGCCACATGATGCGCCGCAACGTGAACATCACCTACGTCATCGAGAACAACGGCGTGTACGGCCTCACCAAGGGCCAGTTCTCCGCCACCGCGGACGAGGGCACGGTGATGAAGGGCGGCAAGATCAACGACATCCCCGCCATCGACCTGTGCGAGCTGGCCATCACCCTGGGCGCCACCTACGTGGCGCGGAGCTTCTCGGGCGACCGCAAGCAGCTCGCGCCGCTGATTCAGGGGGCCATCGCCCACAAGGGCAGCGCCATCCTGGACGTGCTGAGCCCCTGCGTCACCTTCAACGACCACTCCGGCTCCACCAAGAGCCTCAAGTACATCCGGGACCACCTGGACCCGCTCCACGACATCGATTTCATTCCGCCCTACGAGAACATCGAGGTGGATTACGAGGAGGGGACCGACCAGGAAGTCACCATGCATGACGGGTCGCGCATCACGCTGCACAAGCTCGGCCGCAACTACGACCCCACCAACCGGATGCAGGCCGCGAACGCGCTCCACGCCGCCGTGGCCGAGCACAAGTTCCTCACCGGGCTCATCTACCTGAACGAGGAGCGCGCGGAGTTCGTCGACGACCTCAACCTGTGCGACACGCCGCTGGCCTACCTCACCCAGGAACAGGTGCAGCCGTCGCCGAGCTATCTCGACGAGATCAACGCGGAGCTGAGGAAGTAGAACGACACGGGCGCCGAGACTCATGCCTGCCCGTGAAGTCCTGATCCTCCACACCTCGGACCTGCATCTGGGGGCTGACAGCATCCTGACCGACGATGACTCGGCCAACGTGCCGGTGCTGCGCCAGGTGCTGTCCACCGCCAGGACGCACCAGGCCGACCTGGTCATCCTCGCGGGCGACACCTTCGATCACAACCGCCAGAAGCCCCCGGTCATCGAGGAAGTGGCGGAGGTCATGGCCGAATACGGCCTGCCCATCGTCATCCTGCCGGGCAACCACGACCCGCTGACCCCGGATTCCGTTTACCGCAAGGCCGAGTTCGACCACTCCGGCAACGTGCACGTGCTCGGCCTCACCGCCGAACAAAGCGACTTCCCCGATCTGGACCTCGAGGTATGGGGCAGGCCCCACGTGGACTATCTCGACATGATGCCCCTGCCCGAGCCGCCGGAGCGCCGCAGCCGCTGGCAGTTGGCCGTGGCCCACGGCCACTACGTGGAGGACAAGCCCGACTCCGACATCCTCCTGGGCTCATGGCTGATCCGCCAGGAAAACCTCACCACCAGCCGCGCCGACTACGTGGCCCTGGGCCACTGGAACCGCGCCGTCGCCGTAGGCAACCAACAGATCCCCGCCTACTACTCCGGCTCCCCCACCTACGCCGGCACCGTCAACGCCATCCGCCTCCAGAGCGACGGCCGGGTCATGGTGACGCAGATCCCCGTGTAAGGCTCCGATGCGACGGGCGGCTGTCGAACGAGAGCGTACGCTGCACGTATGGCGTGCCCACAACCGGCTCTTGCATGCGGGCGCCGATACAGGGTGCGTCTGCGACAAACAGCCAGGCAGATTCCGCAAAGGCCAAAAAGTCGCCGGGTGCGGCAAGTCCCGTTGCTGGCTCTGCAAGAGTGACAAGCTCGCTAAGCGTCCCCGGGTGCGAGACTACCGGTAAGCGATCTGGTACAAGGAGTAACGCGAATACCGTTTGTCTTATTGGGTAGAACCCGGGTCGCGACTCCCAGGAACTCAAGGATTCAAAACGCTGTCGAGGGAGAAACGCATGACTGCAGCGAAGCAGAAAATGAAGGACGTCATTGAGGCTCAGCCAGAGGATGCGACTTACGAGGAGATTCTGCGCGAGCTTGCGTTTGAGCGCATGGTGGACCGTGGTCTCGCGGATTCTCGTCACGCCCATGTGATATCAAACAAGGAAATGGAACATCGTATCCGCTCATGGCAGAAATAAGATGGACGACCGAGGCGGAAACTTGGTTGCGGGACATTTACGACTATATTGCAAGAGACGCCCCAGCCGCAGCCGCCAGAGTATTGGAGGGGATCTACGAAAAGGCACAGGTGCTCAAGAGTTACCCCGAAATCGGCTACAGGTATCGTTCTGGACCGGAGGGTGAGATCCGCATCTTGCTTTATCGGCAATAACGCATTGCGTACATCGTGACGAACGACGGGTTAGTCGACATTCTCGGGGGTATCGGCGCGCTGGAGATAGATCGATACCTCCCATGAGTTCACGGTGTATGAAGTCAGCCTACATGGTTCGAACGCGGGGTGCATACACAATCTCTTCGATCACGTCACCTCGCCGCAAACGCCAGTCCTCACTACTGAACAGCGGTTGTTCAACTGCAGGATGGTCGACAATGGGTAGGCTAGGAAATGATAAACCCGCCGATTCTATTGTACAGTAACTCATCGCTTCAAAGACCCTTGTTACCCTGAGTCTTGCCTTGGTGAACGACAGTTCAACTAGCGTGTTGTTGGGATCATCGGGATCTACAATAGTCCCAGTATGAAGACGTACAATGAACCGCGTATCCTTCTTAACACCGTCACGCGATCCTCGATTGATGACAGCATTGGTATCGGTCACGATCTGGGCGATCTTTCCGCGAATAGGTTCGTCGTTATTGGGCATCAATCTCTCCGTCCGACGAGGTTTCCAAGTCAGGTTGTGGTCCCCTTAGTTGAGGGATAAATTCTCCTACGACCGTTTTCTCCGAACCACCAGAGGATTCGTCCAACACTTCACCCCCATCAATGGCTCCGTACGCGAGCGCATCAACGTTTAGTGTCAGTTCGGCTGTTTGAGGGATCGGAAATAGGTCGACTACGGTCACCTCTATTTTGTCCTCGCGGCTGATGTGCAAATCCTTCAGAAACAGTTCGTCGTCGAGTGGTATCGGCTTCGCGTGGTGTGGAAATGTTAGTTGTCCGCTTACGGAGAGTTTTAACCAGCCCACCGGAGTCTGCCTAACATTTGACAATTCCAGTATGAGGTATCGATTCCCAGTGGCCATGTCCGCGTCATCTATCGCATCCGCGCGCAACGCAGCGACATCAGCAAGCAAACTGCGAGCCCTATCGGCGAATAACGCCGTTTTGGTTAGTTGATAGGCGGTAGATTCGGGATCTTGACGCCAACGCTTTACCAGGTGAGGTTCCGTGGAGTGTCTCCTCTGTGCCTCACTGTTCGCCAACATGCCATAGGTGAAGACGACATAGAAGGTCGTCGCGAGTGCAATGGTGATCTCACCAAAACCGTTTGCGGTGTAGGATATGAGTTCAATGCGGAAATTGTCGGCGGTCCATGAGGCGAACGCGCCAATGGAGAGCCAAACGATGAATTCGAATATGGCGAGTCCTAAGCATAGTAGCAGCAGGGTCTTGTGCTTAGGGCGAAGGGCTCGTTGTTGTGACGCTAACACCACTTTGTTGTCCTGTGAAACGAGCGACTCATGCGCTGAACTGATGTGGGCACTACGACTCTCGTGAACAGACCACTCACGCCCGCTTTGAGTTGTTGTGGCGCTGGTCCGTCGGTATAGCGAACGGCGGCTACATCAGATCGTCACCTTCAGGGTACAGCGCGAAGGCGGGGCTGTATCCATCTGCTAAGCCGCGCACGAGTTCTCCGGTCGTTCGCGGGTCACTCCTCACTCGTTTGTTGTGTGTTCCTGGAAACACAGGGCGCCCCTTCGCCTAACGGTTTCGTGCGTCAGTGGTGGTGGTGCCCGTGTTTCTTCTGCAGTCCGCCGTGCCCCATGCGGAGGATGTCCTCGCGGGTGACGCGATTGCCGGCCAGGAGCTTGGGCAGCATGAAGTCGAAGGCCGTGACCGGGTCGTGGAGGACGCAGCCGGACAGGCCCAGGACCGGGATGTCTCCCAGGTAGCTCATCAGGAACATGGAGCCCGGCAGCAGGGGGAAGCCGTGTGAGATGACGTCGGCACCGCTCCGGCGGATGCCTTCGGGGGTGAGGTCGTCGGGGTCCACGGACATGCCGCCGCTCACCAGGATGATCTCGGCGCCCTTGGCGGCGAAGTCCTTGATGTGGCCGGCGATGACGTCCGGGTCATCGGGCGCCAGGGTGGCGGGCTCGAGGGTCGAGCCCATGCCTTCCACCTTCGGCCGCACCGCCGGCTCGAAGCCGTCCTTGATGCGGCCGGTGAGGACCTCGCTGCCGGTCACGAGCAGGTAGACCTTCTTTGCGGGCATGGCCGCGACCGTTACGATGGACCGGTCCTGGCACAACGCCTCGGCGCTCGCCACCAGCTCTTCCTTCACCAGGATCGGGATGGTGCGCGTGCCGCCCACCACGGTGCCTTCGCGAACGAACTCGCCGGAGGGGAGGGTGGCCAGGATGAGGTCCCCGAGCTCGTTGAAACGGAACAACAGCTCTTCGTCCACTTCCAGCATGCCGTCCTGCGCCGCCACCAGGTTCACGCGGCCCTCGCTCGGGTCGGTCAGCGTGAGGCCGTCGCCGGCCGCGGCCCCGGCCAGACGCTTGGCGGCGTCCTCCTCGTGCAACTCGTCCGACGCCAGGTCCATGATGTAGATGTGCGCCTTGCCGACGTCGAGCAAACGCGGCACGTCTTCTTCGGCGATGAGGTGTCCGCGTCTGAAACGCGGCCCCTTGTGCCCGCCGGGAATGATCTCGGTGATGTCGTGGGCCAACCTCAGGCCCACCGCCTCTTCAACCGGAATGACCTTGAGCATCCGTTACCTCGTTAATCCCGAATATCCTGGGTAAACCAGTCCCTGGGTATTTCCCGGCCGGCGCCCAGCTCCCGGGCCTTGTGCACCACGTAGCCGGCCACGGACGCGAACTGGAGGCCCTGGGTGCCGTCGTTGAGGAAGAACGTCACGTCCGAGTCCTTGGCGCGGCCCGGGACCGTTCCGCCCATGAGGTCCGTCAGCAGCGGGTGCTTGCCCGAAAACAGGTCCACGCCGGGGTTCACGATGCGCGTGGTCTCGTCGTTGGTGCCGGCCACGTAGGAGGCGTACCCGGCGATGCGTTGCATGCCTTCGTCCAACGTGTGGATGGTGCCGCGGCCAAGCTTCACGGTCACGTCGCAGCGGTCGAGGATGCCGGGATCCCATTCGTTGCTGCGGACGCAGGTGACGAAGGCGCCGTCCTCCACCCAGCCGGGGTTCTCCACCACCACCCGGACGGAGTCGGTGCAGGTAGCCACCATGTCCGAGCCCCGCACCACCTCTTCCACGTTGTCCCGCGCGCTCACGGGCACGCCCAGCATCTCGCTCATCCTCTTCGCATAAGCCTCGCGGTTGGCCGCGGTCGGGCTGTAGACCTTGACCTCGGTGAGCTTCCGCACCTCGGCGAACGCGCGCAGGTAGGTCTCCGCCATGCCCCCCGAGCCGAGCATCCCCACCACCGAGGCGTCCTCCCGCGCCAGGTACCGGGCCGCCAGGCCCGCGCAGGCGCCCACGCGCATGTGCTGGATGATGCCGTCGTTGATGATCGCCAAGGGTTCGGCGTTGCGCGCGGAGAAGACCAGCACCAGGCCGCAGTAGGTGCCGGGCTCCATGCAGTACTTCTCCACCGTGCGCCCCTCGGGCCACTCGAGCATGTCCGACTTCATGCGGATGGCGAACACGCCGAAGGAGCGCGAGGCCCCTTCCATGGTGCCCCAGCGGTACATGCGCTCAGGATCGTCCTGGGGCACGTAGAGGTCGATGCGCGGACGGTACACGGCGCGCTGCGCCAGAAGGTCGCGGTAGCCGGTCTCCAGGGCGTCGATGCACCCCTTCATGTCGAGGATTTCCTCTACGGTCTCGTTGTTGATGAGCAGCATGGCGAAGTCCTTGTGAGGAGCCTGAGAAGACGGGTCGAGCGGCCTTGAGGCGGCACGCCGGCCGCACGGGACGCGGGTGCGCCGGGAAACGGCGGCCGTCAACCTCCCAGCGTAATCATCTCGATCTTGTCGTGTTGTTCCGGATCGTAGCCGTCGGGCGACTGGATGGCGTGGAGCCGGTCGGCCGAGAAGCGGTCCGCGCGGCCGGCCCACACGGCGGCCAACCACTCACGGATCTCGTCGTCGCCGGCATCGCTGCGAAGCCGTGCCTTGAGGTCGTGTCCGGTGCGGGAAAACAGGCAAGTCACCAGCCGGCCGTCCGCGGTCAGGCGTCCGCGGCTGCAGGTGCCGCAGAACGGCTCGGTCACGGAGGCGACGATGCCCACCGTGCCCTTGCCGTCGCGGAAGGCGTAGTCCACCGCGGGCGCGTTGCCCTCGCCTCGGCCGATGGGCTCAAGCGGGTAGCGGGCGCCGATGCGCTCGAGGATCTCGGCCTTCGGCACGGTCCGCTCCAACCGCCAGGCGTTGGCCGTGCCCACGTCCATGTATTCGATGAAGCGCATGACGAAGCCGTGCTCCCGCCCGAACTCCACCAGCGGGAGGATGTCCTCCTCGTTGACGCCGCGCTCGATGACCGCGTTGATCTTGATGGGGGTCAGCCCGGCATCCCGGGCCGCGAACAGCCCC from Deltaproteobacteria bacterium includes the following:
- a CDS encoding type II toxin-antitoxin system RelE/ParE family toxin gives rise to the protein MAEIRWTTEAETWLRDIYDYIARDAPAAAARVLEGIYEKAQVLKSYPEIGYRYRSGPEGEIRILLYRQ
- a CDS encoding molybdopterin-binding protein, coding for MLKVIPVEEAVGLRLAHDITEIIPGGHKGPRFRRGHLIAEEDVPRLLDVGKAHIYIMDLASDELHEEDAAKRLAGAAAGDGLTLTDPSEGRVNLVAAQDGMLEVDEELLFRFNELGDLILATLPSGEFVREGTVVGGTRTIPILVKEELVASAEALCQDRSIVTVAAMPAKKVYLLVTGSEVLTGRIKDGFEPAVRPKVEGMGSTLEPATLAPDDPDVIAGHIKDFAAKGAEIILVSGGMSVDPDDLTPEGIRRSGADVISHGFPLLPGSMFLMSYLGDIPVLGLSGCVLHDPVTAFDFMLPKLLAGNRVTREDILRMGHGGLQKKHGHHHH
- a CDS encoding ornithine cyclodeaminase family protein, with translation MLLINNETVEEILDMKGCIDALETGYRDLLAQRAVYRPRIDLYVPQDDPERMYRWGTMEGASRSFGVFAIRMKSDMLEWPEGRTVEKYCMEPGTYCGLVLVFSARNAEPLAIINDGIIQHMRVGACAGLAARYLAREDASVVGMLGSGGMAETYLRAFAEVRKLTEVKVYSPTAANREAYAKRMSEMLGVPVSARDNVEEVVRGSDMVATCTDSVRVVVENPGWVEDGAFVTCVRSNEWDPGILDRCDVTVKLGRGTIHTLDEGMQRIAGYASYVAGTNDETTRIVNPGVDLFSGKHPLLTDLMGGTVPGRAKDSDVTFFLNDGTQGLQFASVAGYVVHKARELGAGREIPRDWFTQDIRD